The following are encoded together in the Anopheles nili chromosome 3, idAnoNiliSN_F5_01, whole genome shotgun sequence genome:
- the LOC128725462 gene encoding EARP-interacting protein homolog, which produces MEENNSLVYGLEFQARALASQQAESNDVRFFVATQSLKPNNQLHVVDLTEDSSALQSRIFSHPLGEVWRLSASAHDPLLLASCYSLLKGTQVIMQTALLTLPESLDSKDGDQEFLTFQNVEVLGTEGFGTEIRTTEFHPTDSNQLACVVDGKVVLFNRTESATRVVAEITAKNVPKFTTGRWSHFHQGNQFITLHDCSVRSYDVRDPNHVVWSIDEAHSQLVRDLDCNPNKQCHIVTGGDDGLLKVWDFRNTKEHVFARSDHHHWIWSVRFNTYHDQLILSSGSDGKVLLTCAGSVSSEAPEAGTGDTAEPIIGGETREHLADGLLQTFDQHEDSVYGVEWSTADPWMFASLSYDGRMIISKVPKQYKYQILL; this is translated from the exons atggaagaaaacaattcGCTCGTCTACGGACTGGAGTTTCAG GCGAGAGCTCTTGCATCGCAACAAGCAGAAAGCAACGATGTGCGATTTTTCGTTGCCACGCAAAGCCTCAAACCTAACAACCAGCTGCATGTAGTGGATCTGACCGAAGACAGCTCTGCGTTGCAGTCACGCATCTTTTCCCATCCACTTGGGGAAGTATGGAGACTAAGTGCAAGTGCACACGATCCGCTCCTACTGGCCAGCTGTTACAGCCTGCTAAAAGGAACGCAGGTCATAATGCAGACGGCGCTCTTGACGCTTCCGGAATCGCTCGATTCGAAGGACGGTGACCAGGAGTTCCTTACGTTCCAGAACGTGGAAGTCCTCGGGACCGAGGGCTTCGGGACGGAAATTCGTACTACCGAATTCCACCCAACTGACAGCAATCAGCTTGCGTGCGTAGTGGATGGAAAGGTCGTACTTTTTAATCGAACCGAATCGGCCACGCGCGTAGTCGCTGAAATAACTGCTAAAAACGTGCCCAAATTCACAACCGGCCGCTGGTCACACTTCCACCAAGGAAACCAGTTTATAACCCTTCATGACTGTAGCGTAAG ATCGTACGATGTGCGAGATCCGAACCACGTGGTATGGAGTATCGATGAGGCGCACAGCCAACTAGTGCGAGATCTGGATTGCAATCCAAACAAGCAGTGCCATATCGTAACCGGCGGTGATGATGGCTTGCTGAAGGTATGGGATTTTCGTAACACGAAAGAGCACGTATTTGCACGTAGCGATCACCATCACTGGATATGGAGCGTGCGGTTCAACACCTATCACGACCAGCTCATTCTATCTAGTGGCAGCGATGGGAAGGTGTTGTTAACCTGTGCCGGCAGCGTCAGTTCCGAGGCACCGGAAGCTGGCACTGGCGACACGGCCGAACCGATCATCGGGGGCGAAACGAGGGAGCATCTGGCGGATGGATTGCTGCAGACGTTCGATCAGCACGAGGATTCGGTTTACGGTGTCGAATGGAGCACGGCCGATCCATGGATGTTCGCATCCCTGAGCTACGACGGTCGGATGATAATCTCGAAGGTCCCGAAACAGTACAAATATCAGATACTGTTGTAA
- the LOC128725281 gene encoding splicing factor 3B subunit 2 isoform X2: MVPMMEEEHNNIEQTDLAVMDEPEQDEAEDEEDEPREMASPPASFKVDSPDESAKKTSELVLPKALEDVLALKTIRAQELDDEESTGATVGAVLSGAYLETDGVNDSDDENAIEPSAVDGEGEDSSLHGAFSDQGQNRVEGKQDKNKRKKKRKKENRKARREQMQKAHEQRLQQQQKQPQEGAENGQRANGQQDDDDEAADRTGSDENERTVKSKPTKSIGNEQRIGGKDVIENDILQDVEIEYVPEKVTIADLGPMYRQFYRVFEIFKLDTKSKETMKSAEEADKEKLIAETKKMDDGMEEDDDDLGDHDEKDDKEKISKRKLKKLNRLSVAELKQLVTRPDVVEMHDVTARDPKLLVQLKSHRNTVQVPRHWCFKRKYLQGKRGIEKPPFDLPAFIKKTGIMEMRASLQEKDEAKTLKAKMRERARPKMGKIDIDYQKLHDAFFKWQTKPRMTIHGDLYYEGKEFETRLKEKKPGDLSEELRIALGMPIGPACHKIPPPWLIAQQRYGPPPSYPNLKIPGLNAPIPEGCSFGYHAGGWGKPPVDESGKPLYGDVFGVAGMDGEGGLGEEEIDRTVWGELESESEESSEEEEDEGEDLLAQPDESGLITPAEGLVTPSGLTSGVPAGMETPDTIELRKKKIESEMEDNETPVLYHVLPEKRNERIGTAMMASTHVYDISAAGGGAGAGGAAASAGGRGAGRGGGGPVDREGMVELALDPSELDMDNEAMAQRYEQQMREQQSHLQKEDLSDMLAEHVARQKSKRKRQQTDTTNKQSKKYKEFKF, encoded by the exons ATGGTACCAATGATGGAGGAAGAACACAATAACATTGAACAAACGGACCTTGCCGTTATGGACGAGCCGGAGCAGGACGAAGCGGAGGACGAAGAAGATGAGCCACGAGAAATGGCATCTCCGCCAGCGTCATTCAAAGTGGACAGTCCAGAtgagagtgcaaaaaaaacatccgagTTAGTGCTGCCGAAAGCACTGGAGGACGTACTGGCTCTGAAAACCATCCGTGCCCAGGAGTTGGATGACGAGGAATCAACGGGAGCGACTGTGGGAGCCGTTTTGTCAGGGGCGTACTTGGAAACGGACGGCGTGAACGATTCAGACGATGAGAACGCAATTGAACCGAGTGCGGTTGACGGCGAAGGGGAAGACTCATCCCTACACGGAGCATTTTCGGATCAAGGACAGAACCGAGTGGAAGGAAAGCAGGACAAAAACAAGCgcaagaaaaaacgaaagaaggaaaatcgaaaggCACGCCGAGAGCAGATGCAAAAAGCGCACGAGCAGCGcctacaacagcaacagaagcaGCCGCA GGAAGGTGCAGAAAATGGCCAACGGGCAAATGGTCAAcaggatgatgacgacgaagCGGCGGATCGGACGGGCAGTGATGAGAACGAACGGACAGTTAAATCGAAACCGACAAAATCAATCGGCAACGAGCAGCGGATTGGAGGCAAGGACGTTATCGAAAATGACATCCTGCAGGATGTGGAGATCGAGTACGTGCCGGAGAAAGTGACCATTGCCGATCTCGGGCCAATGTATCGCCAATtctatcgtgtgtttgagaTCTTCAAACTGGATACCAAATCCAAGGAAACGATGAAAAGTGCCGAGGAAGCGGACAAGGAAAAGTTGATTGCGGAGACAAAAAAGATGGATGATGGCATGGAAGAAGATGACGACGATTTGGGAGACCACGATGAAAAGGATGACAAAGAGAAGATCTCTAAGCGGAAGCTGAAGAAATTGAACCGGCTGAGTGTGGCAGAACTGAAGCAGCTGGTAACTCGGCCAGATGTGGTGGAAATGCACGACGTAACGGCGCGCGATCCCAAGCTGCTGGTGCAGCTGAAGAGCCACCGAAACACGGTCCAAGTGCCACGGCACTGGTGCTTCAAACGCAAGTACCTCCAGGGCAAGCGCGGTATCGAGAAACCGCCGTTCGATCTGCCGGCGTTCATCAAGAAGACGGGCATCATGGAGATGCGTGCCTCGCTTCAGGAGAAGGACGAAGCAAAGACGCTCAAGGCGAAAATGCGCGAACGCGCCCGGCCAAAGATGGGTAAGATCGACATCGACTACCAGAAGCTGCACGATGCGTTCTTCAAGTGGCAGACGAAGCCTCGCATGACGATCCACGGCGATCTGTACTACGAGGGTAAAGAGTTCGAGACGCGtctgaaggagaaaaaacctGGCGACCTCTCGGAGGAGCTGCGCATAGCGCTCGGAATGCCGATCGGTCCGGCTTGCCACAAGAttccaccaccgtggctaatcGCGCAGCAGCGATACGGGCCACCACCGAGCTACCCGAACCTTAAGATACCGGGGCTGAATGCCCCCATCCCGGAGGGGTGCTCGTTCGGATACCATGCCGGTGGCTGGGGTAAGCCTCCGGTCGACGAAAGTGGCAAGCCCCTGTACGGTGATGTGTTTGGTGTTGCGGGCATGGATGGAGAGGGTGGCCTGGGAGAGGAAGAGATTGATCGGACTGTGTGGGGCGAGCTGGAGTCGGAGTCGGAGGAATCATccgaggaggaggaggacgaagGCGAGGACTTGTTGGCTCAGCCGGACGAAAGTGGTCTTATAACCCCGGCCGAGGGACTGGTGACGCCGTCTGGGCTGACGAGCGGTGTGCCGGCTGGCATGGAAACACCGGACACGATCGAGCTGCGCAAGAAGAAGATCGAGAGCGAAATGGAGGACAACGAGACACCTGTGCTGTATCACGTGCTACCggagaaacgaaacgaacgcatcGGCACGGCCATGATGGCTTCCACGCACGTGTACGATATTTCggccgccggtggtggtgcaggaGCGGGTGGCGCAGCGGCTAGTGCCGGCGGACGAGGAGCCGGTCGCGGTGGCGGTGGTCCGGTGGATCGTGAAGGCATGGTTGAGCTGGCACTTGATCCATCCGAGCTCGATATGGACAACGAGGCTATGGCCCAGCGGTACGAGCAGCAGATGCGCGAACAGCAGAGTCACCTGCAGAAGGAGGACCTGTCGGACATGCTGGCGGAGCACGTGGCCCGGCAAAAgtcgaaacggaaacggcaGCAAACCGATACGACGAACAAGCAGTCGAAGAAGTACAAGGAGTTTAAGTTCTAG
- the LOC128725879 gene encoding negative elongation factor E — protein sequence MVYIHFPSNLTEEELMLQAKYAKLRKKKKALQALKAPKQEPEKSLLPKRPADARDAREVARKLLKSGAIQAIQKPQPKQEASFKRPKGQERKRAQPEMSPAGQYQSFSSSTDYENLVESPNSPVEKESNRVQNLYQQFSNDRDKEEQVDKTKSGETSKDKPRSGNTVYVSGNKVTENFLKKHFSEFGEILNISMEIEKGRGFITFSKTESADKAINDLHSKTVGGIQLQVQLARRQPQINPINDAGSSAVWSALATNRSQKGKHKDNRELVCYDHDDIF from the exons ATGGTGTACATTCATTTTCCGTCCAACTTGACCGAAGAGGAACTAATGCTGCAGGCCAAGTATGCTAAGTtacggaaaaagaaaaaagcacttcAAGCATTGAAAGCGCCCAAACAGGAGCCCGAAAAAAGTCTACTTCCTAAGCGACCGGCCGATGCACGAGACGCTCGGGAAGTAGCTCGTAAGTTGCTCAAAAGTGGCGCTATACAGGCCATCCAGAAACCGCAACCAAAACAAGAAGCTTCTTTCAAGCGTCCAAAAGGACAGGAGCGTAAACGAGCTCAACCGGAGATGTCACCAGCTGGTCAATATCAGTCGTTCAGCTCATCGACAGATTATGAAAATCTTG TGGAAAGCCCAAACAGCCCGGTCGAGAAAGAATCCAACCGGGTGCAAAATCTATATCAACAATTTTCTAACGATCGTGACAAGGAGGAACAAgtggataaaacaaaatcaggCGAAACGTCTAAAGACAAGCCTCGGTCTGGTAATACGGTTTACGTATCCGGTAATAAGGTGACGGAAAACTTCTTGAAAAAACACTTTAGCGAATTTGGAGAAATTCTCAACATTTCAATGGAAATCGAGAAAGGACGAGGAttcattacattttccaaaacaGAATCAGCTGACAAAGCAATAAACGATCTGCATTCGAAGACTGTAGGTGGAATACAATTGCAAGTGCAGTTAGCGCGTCGTCAGCCACAGATAAATCCTATTAACGATGCTGGATCTTCTGCCGTATGGTCTGCACTCGCTACAAACCGATCGCAAAAGGGTAAACATAAAGATAATCGTGAATTAGTCTGTTATGATCATGATGACATTTTTTAG
- the LOC128726184 gene encoding kxDL motif-containing protein CG10681 yields MMNSEMSSSMHSGRPESDFSIECFQNYTAPEVFVQGLAGLVNQTDVEVMIRAQKQMLQRFEKTNEMLLNCNALSASRLKIATDDFKKHTKLLNDMKKDLDYIFRKIRSIKTKIGIQYPTAFAEAMAKNKPISFDEEDEIDTGSRAETLDEKKDQPDEAPSVSTSVKKSCNKSKSSSSKNENEGSVKDRKKPLSSGSRENSTVGYVKMEQSPENRKSGGTSSGEQKRRSFRSTQSSSTDNSNDSSDCTSDTG; encoded by the exons ATGATGAACTCCGAAATGAGTAGCAGTATGCATTCAGGACGACCAGAAAGTGATTTTAGTATCGAGTGTTTTCAGAATTACACTGCTCCTGAAGTGTTTGTTCAAGGATTAGCAGGACTAGTCAATCAGACCGATGTAGAAGTGATGATACGGGCGCAGAAGCAAAT GTTGCAACGGTTTGAGAAAACTAACGAAATGCTTCTCAATTGTAATGCGCTTAGTGCAAGTCGGTTAAAAATAGCAACAGATGACttcaaaaagcacacgaagcTTTtgaatgatatgaaaaaggATTTGGATTATATTTTTCGTAAAATCcgttcaatcaaaacaaaaataggaATCCAATATCCGACTGCATTTGCAGAGGCGATggccaaaaataaaccaatcaGTTTcgacgaagaagatgaaatTGATACGGGCAGCCGTGCTGAGACATTGGACGAGAAAAAGGATCAACCTGATGAGGCACCATCGGTATCTACTTCTGTTAAAAAATCATGTAACAAAAGTAAATCATCATCcagtaaaaatgaaaatgaaggaagCGTCAAGGACAGGAAGAAACCGCTTTCTAGTGGCAGCAGGGAAAATTCAACTGTGGGGTAcgtaaaaatggaacaaaGTCCGGAGAATCGTAAGTCAGGCGGTACTTCTAGTGGCGAACAAAAACGTCGTTCATTCCGATCGACGCAGAGCAGCTCCACCGACAATTCCAACGATTCTTCCGATTGTACCTCGGATACAGGTTAA
- the LOC128725281 gene encoding splicing factor 3B subunit 2 isoform X1, giving the protein MFVSFQQQTNGTLLPPSEMLMGGIPVEMVDGGAWPVQMVPMMEEEHNNIEQTDLAVMDEPEQDEAEDEEDEPREMASPPASFKVDSPDESAKKTSELVLPKALEDVLALKTIRAQELDDEESTGATVGAVLSGAYLETDGVNDSDDENAIEPSAVDGEGEDSSLHGAFSDQGQNRVEGKQDKNKRKKKRKKENRKARREQMQKAHEQRLQQQQKQPQSEKQYKAQISKHKPAHSKNHEPEALLDEENTSKENVEDEGKGIEGTEKELNGEELNNGNVEETEGAENGQRANGQQDDDDEAADRTGSDENERTVKSKPTKSIGNEQRIGGKDVIENDILQDVEIEYVPEKVTIADLGPMYRQFYRVFEIFKLDTKSKETMKSAEEADKEKLIAETKKMDDGMEEDDDDLGDHDEKDDKEKISKRKLKKLNRLSVAELKQLVTRPDVVEMHDVTARDPKLLVQLKSHRNTVQVPRHWCFKRKYLQGKRGIEKPPFDLPAFIKKTGIMEMRASLQEKDEAKTLKAKMRERARPKMGKIDIDYQKLHDAFFKWQTKPRMTIHGDLYYEGKEFETRLKEKKPGDLSEELRIALGMPIGPACHKIPPPWLIAQQRYGPPPSYPNLKIPGLNAPIPEGCSFGYHAGGWGKPPVDESGKPLYGDVFGVAGMDGEGGLGEEEIDRTVWGELESESEESSEEEEDEGEDLLAQPDESGLITPAEGLVTPSGLTSGVPAGMETPDTIELRKKKIESEMEDNETPVLYHVLPEKRNERIGTAMMASTHVYDISAAGGGAGAGGAAASAGGRGAGRGGGGPVDREGMVELALDPSELDMDNEAMAQRYEQQMREQQSHLQKEDLSDMLAEHVARQKSKRKRQQTDTTNKQSKKYKEFKF; this is encoded by the coding sequence ATGTTTGTATCATTTCAGCAACAAACCAATGGCACTTTGTTGCCTCCGTCGGAGATGCTCATGGGCGGTATTCCGGTTGAAATGGTGGATGGAGGTGCGTGGCCAGTCCAGATGGTACCAATGATGGAGGAAGAACACAATAACATTGAACAAACGGACCTTGCCGTTATGGACGAGCCGGAGCAGGACGAAGCGGAGGACGAAGAAGATGAGCCACGAGAAATGGCATCTCCGCCAGCGTCATTCAAAGTGGACAGTCCAGAtgagagtgcaaaaaaaacatccgagTTAGTGCTGCCGAAAGCACTGGAGGACGTACTGGCTCTGAAAACCATCCGTGCCCAGGAGTTGGATGACGAGGAATCAACGGGAGCGACTGTGGGAGCCGTTTTGTCAGGGGCGTACTTGGAAACGGACGGCGTGAACGATTCAGACGATGAGAACGCAATTGAACCGAGTGCGGTTGACGGCGAAGGGGAAGACTCATCCCTACACGGAGCATTTTCGGATCAAGGACAGAACCGAGTGGAAGGAAAGCAGGACAAAAACAAGCgcaagaaaaaacgaaagaaggaaaatcgaaaggCACGCCGAGAGCAGATGCAAAAAGCGCACGAGCAGCGcctacaacagcaacagaagcaGCCGCAATCTGAGAAGCAGTACAAAGCGCAGATTTCGAAACATAAACCGGCACATTCGAAGAATCACGAACCGGAAGCACTGTTGGACGAGGAAAACACCTCGAAAGAGAACGTGGAGGACGAAGGCAAGGGAATCGAGGGAACGGAAAAAGAACTCAACGGCGAGGAACTGAATAACGGCAATGTGGAAGAGACGGAAGGTGCAGAAAATGGCCAACGGGCAAATGGTCAAcaggatgatgacgacgaagCGGCGGATCGGACGGGCAGTGATGAGAACGAACGGACAGTTAAATCGAAACCGACAAAATCAATCGGCAACGAGCAGCGGATTGGAGGCAAGGACGTTATCGAAAATGACATCCTGCAGGATGTGGAGATCGAGTACGTGCCGGAGAAAGTGACCATTGCCGATCTCGGGCCAATGTATCGCCAATtctatcgtgtgtttgagaTCTTCAAACTGGATACCAAATCCAAGGAAACGATGAAAAGTGCCGAGGAAGCGGACAAGGAAAAGTTGATTGCGGAGACAAAAAAGATGGATGATGGCATGGAAGAAGATGACGACGATTTGGGAGACCACGATGAAAAGGATGACAAAGAGAAGATCTCTAAGCGGAAGCTGAAGAAATTGAACCGGCTGAGTGTGGCAGAACTGAAGCAGCTGGTAACTCGGCCAGATGTGGTGGAAATGCACGACGTAACGGCGCGCGATCCCAAGCTGCTGGTGCAGCTGAAGAGCCACCGAAACACGGTCCAAGTGCCACGGCACTGGTGCTTCAAACGCAAGTACCTCCAGGGCAAGCGCGGTATCGAGAAACCGCCGTTCGATCTGCCGGCGTTCATCAAGAAGACGGGCATCATGGAGATGCGTGCCTCGCTTCAGGAGAAGGACGAAGCAAAGACGCTCAAGGCGAAAATGCGCGAACGCGCCCGGCCAAAGATGGGTAAGATCGACATCGACTACCAGAAGCTGCACGATGCGTTCTTCAAGTGGCAGACGAAGCCTCGCATGACGATCCACGGCGATCTGTACTACGAGGGTAAAGAGTTCGAGACGCGtctgaaggagaaaaaacctGGCGACCTCTCGGAGGAGCTGCGCATAGCGCTCGGAATGCCGATCGGTCCGGCTTGCCACAAGAttccaccaccgtggctaatcGCGCAGCAGCGATACGGGCCACCACCGAGCTACCCGAACCTTAAGATACCGGGGCTGAATGCCCCCATCCCGGAGGGGTGCTCGTTCGGATACCATGCCGGTGGCTGGGGTAAGCCTCCGGTCGACGAAAGTGGCAAGCCCCTGTACGGTGATGTGTTTGGTGTTGCGGGCATGGATGGAGAGGGTGGCCTGGGAGAGGAAGAGATTGATCGGACTGTGTGGGGCGAGCTGGAGTCGGAGTCGGAGGAATCATccgaggaggaggaggacgaagGCGAGGACTTGTTGGCTCAGCCGGACGAAAGTGGTCTTATAACCCCGGCCGAGGGACTGGTGACGCCGTCTGGGCTGACGAGCGGTGTGCCGGCTGGCATGGAAACACCGGACACGATCGAGCTGCGCAAGAAGAAGATCGAGAGCGAAATGGAGGACAACGAGACACCTGTGCTGTATCACGTGCTACCggagaaacgaaacgaacgcatcGGCACGGCCATGATGGCTTCCACGCACGTGTACGATATTTCggccgccggtggtggtgcaggaGCGGGTGGCGCAGCGGCTAGTGCCGGCGGACGAGGAGCCGGTCGCGGTGGCGGTGGTCCGGTGGATCGTGAAGGCATGGTTGAGCTGGCACTTGATCCATCCGAGCTCGATATGGACAACGAGGCTATGGCCCAGCGGTACGAGCAGCAGATGCGCGAACAGCAGAGTCACCTGCAGAAGGAGGACCTGTCGGACATGCTGGCGGAGCACGTGGCCCGGCAAAAgtcgaaacggaaacggcaGCAAACCGATACGACGAACAAGCAGTCGAAGAAGTACAAGGAGTTTAAGTTCTAG
- the LOC128722832 gene encoding ubiquitin-conjugating enzyme E2 C, producing the protein MAQNINPERAQSSNPSKQNDETLINNNNHAVSKRLQKELMALMLSSEKSISAFPEGENFFKWIGTISGPDDTVYKGQKYKLLLEFPNSYPYSAPNVKFITPCFHPNVDLTGSICLDILKDKWSALYDVRTILLSIQSLLGEPNNDSPLNSQASQLWPNQVEYKKYLDDFYEKNKDT; encoded by the exons ATGGCCCAAAACATCAATCCAGAGCGCGCACAGTCTTCGAATccatcgaaacaaaacgacgaaACCCTGATAAACAACAATAATCATGCCGTTAGCAAAAG ACTTCAAAAAGAGCTGATGGCGTTGATGTTGTCCTCTGAAAAATCGATATCTGCCTTTCCGGAGGGTGAAAACTTCTTCAAGTGGATCGGTACGATCAGCGGTCCGGATGATACCGTGTACAAGGGACAGAAATACAAGCTACTGTTGGAGTTTCCTAACTCGTACCCGTACTCAGCGCCGAACGTAAAGTTCATCACACCCTGCTTTCACCCGAATGTCGACCTAACCGGCTCGATCTGCCTTGACATCCTGAAGGACAAGTGGTCGGCACTGTACGATGTGCGAACGATCCTTCTCTCAATTCAATCCCTACTCGGCGAGCCGAACAACGATAGCCCGCTGAATTCGCAGGCCTCCCAGTTGTGGCCCAATCAGGTCGAGTACAAAAAGTATCTGGACGATttctatgaaaaaaataaggatACCTAA